A region of Actinomycetota bacterium DNA encodes the following proteins:
- a CDS encoding ABC transporter ATP-binding protein produces MTPIRDRVPTDTLGRTVRSWPLGWRLARTHLGSYAASGALWAARSLWFIPMGLWSRAALNRITGDATGELWKPLVGLLGTELLRAASFWAACVVWTSCFYAFVTVMRTNVLGRVVRGPGRGRVPDSPGEAISRFRDDTEEFVYLHDLWIDVTSALLLTVAAMVVMVRIDPVLTAIVLFPMAATLLIMHKTGPRIRVNRRATRRATSAVTGFIGESFGAVLAIKVSGAERGVLRRFRELSETRRVAAVRDRLFVEITDKIMENLVHVAIGVLLLLAAGRMRTGTFTVGDMALFTMYMHWLMWLPRWTGRLIARTKQSAVNMGRLARIVEGAPAEVVVEPCVTGLSGELPSVPEVERSPDDRLEVLEARGLTYRYPDTGRGITDVSLRIERGSFVVVCGRIGSGKTTLLRALLGLVDLEAGETVWNGRVVSDPMSFFVPPRSAYTAQVPRLFSESLRDNMVLGQPVPDDRLAEAVRLAVFEDDLAEMHGGLDTVIGPRGVRLSGGQVQRTAAARMFVTGAELLVFDDLSSALDVVTEAEVWDRVFARGDATCLAVSHRRAALRRADTVVVMKDGTVEASGPLNELLETSDEMRALWAADEGAWHRDAAVR; encoded by the coding sequence ATGACCCCCATACGCGACCGCGTCCCCACCGACACCCTGGGTAGGACCGTCCGGTCCTGGCCCCTGGGATGGCGGCTGGCCCGCACCCACCTGGGCTCGTACGCCGCGTCCGGGGCGCTGTGGGCTGCCCGGAGCCTGTGGTTCATCCCCATGGGGCTCTGGTCGCGCGCCGCCCTGAACCGGATCACGGGCGACGCCACCGGCGAGCTCTGGAAGCCGCTCGTGGGCCTGCTCGGCACCGAGCTGCTGCGGGCCGCCTCGTTCTGGGCGGCGTGCGTCGTCTGGACGTCCTGCTTCTACGCGTTCGTCACCGTCATGCGCACGAACGTGCTCGGGCGCGTCGTCCGGGGGCCCGGCCGCGGACGGGTCCCGGACTCCCCCGGGGAGGCGATCAGCCGGTTCCGCGACGACACCGAGGAGTTCGTGTACCTCCACGACCTGTGGATCGACGTCACCTCGGCCCTGCTGCTGACCGTGGCGGCCATGGTCGTGATGGTCCGCATCGACCCCGTCCTGACCGCGATCGTGCTCTTCCCGATGGCGGCGACCCTGCTGATCATGCACAAGACCGGGCCCCGGATCCGCGTGAACCGCCGGGCGACGCGGCGGGCGACCTCGGCCGTCACCGGGTTCATCGGCGAATCCTTCGGCGCCGTGCTGGCCATCAAGGTCTCGGGGGCGGAGCGTGGGGTGCTGCGACGCTTCCGGGAGCTGTCCGAGACGCGTCGGGTGGCGGCCGTACGCGACCGGCTCTTCGTCGAGATCACGGACAAGATCATGGAGAACCTCGTCCACGTCGCGATCGGCGTGCTGCTCCTGCTCGCCGCCGGACGCATGCGCACCGGCACGTTCACGGTCGGGGACATGGCGCTCTTCACCATGTACATGCACTGGCTGATGTGGCTCCCGCGCTGGACGGGCCGCCTGATCGCCCGTACGAAGCAGTCGGCGGTCAACATGGGGCGGCTGGCCAGGATCGTCGAGGGAGCCCCGGCCGAGGTCGTGGTCGAGCCCTGCGTCACCGGTCTGAGTGGGGAGCTGCCATCGGTGCCGGAGGTGGAGCGTTCCCCCGACGACCGCCTCGAGGTGCTCGAGGCGCGCGGGCTCACGTACCGCTACCCGGACACCGGCCGCGGGATCACCGACGTGTCGCTGCGCATCGAGCGCGGCAGCTTCGTCGTGGTCTGCGGCCGGATCGGGTCGGGCAAGACCACCCTCCTGCGAGCCCTGCTCGGCCTGGTCGACCTCGAAGCGGGCGAGACCGTCTGGAACGGACGCGTCGTCTCCGACCCGATGTCCTTCTTCGTCCCGCCGCGCTCGGCGTACACGGCTCAGGTCCCGCGGCTGTTCAGCGAGAGCCTGCGCGACAACATGGTGCTCGGACAGCCCGTCCCCGACGACCGTTTGGCCGAGGCCGTCCGACTCGCCGTATTCGAGGACGACCTGGCCGAGATGCACGGCGGGCTGGACACGGTGATCGGACCCCGGGGGGTCAGGCTGTCCGGCGGGCAGGTCCAACGGACCGCCGCCGCCCGGATGTTCGTGACGGGCGCCGAGCTGCTCGTGTTCGACGACCTCTCCTCGGCCCTGGACGTGGTCACGGAGGCCGAGGTCTGGGACCGCGTCTTCGCCCGCGGCGACGCGACCTGCCTGGCTGTCTCGCACCGCCGGGCGGCCCTCCGCCGTGCGGACACGGTCGTCGTGATGAAGGACGGGACGGTCGAGGCGTCCGGCCCGCTGAACGAGCTGCTCGAGACCTCCGACGAGATGCGCGCGCTATGGGCGGCCGACGAGGGAGCCTGGCACCGCGACGCCGCGGTGCGGTAG
- a CDS encoding ABC transporter ATP-binding protein gives MKRERSDTTRVLLRYIGPHRGRVALLALFLLLSMGLPLAGPQILRVFIDTALDAGEMEVLIRLALLYLAIGLVAEVIAVVTTYMAEQVGWTATNDLRSDLTEHALGLDVAYHNSHTPGEMIERIDGDVSALSNFFSVFVLYILGSAIFGLGILVLVAREHLGVGAVLAAFAAVSVSVMHRLRRIAVPASTAQREASAELFGFLEERLSGTDDIRSLGAGHHVMRGFARANRLLHRRLVHSEKVGVLIWTASTVLFGVSIAMTLALGGWLFARGQATPGTIFMLFQYVMMLDQPIMNIASQMREFQKAGAGLNRIGDLLAERPTIVDGSAPLPDGALSVELDGVTFAYADDDVTVLDDVSLRVSPGEVVGVLGRTGSGKTTLTRLLLRLYDVGQGSVRVGGHDMRELSLDDLRRRVGVVTQDVQLFQGSVRDNLTLFDGSITDEAIVDALRTLGLGAWLEGLPDGLDTELASQGGGLSAGQAQLLAFARVFLRDPGLVILDEASSRLDPATEAMIESAVDRLLVGRTAVIVAHRLATLGRADTIVVMEHGRVLEHGPRAELASDPGSRFARLLRTGIEEVLA, from the coding sequence ATGAAGCGAGAGCGCAGCGATACGACGCGGGTCCTCCTCCGCTACATCGGCCCCCACCGGGGCCGGGTGGCGCTGCTCGCCCTGTTCCTGCTCCTCAGTATGGGGCTCCCGCTCGCCGGGCCGCAGATCCTGCGCGTGTTCATCGACACCGCGCTCGACGCCGGCGAGATGGAGGTCCTGATCAGGCTCGCCCTGCTCTACCTGGCGATCGGACTGGTCGCGGAGGTGATCGCCGTCGTCACGACGTACATGGCCGAGCAGGTCGGGTGGACGGCGACGAACGACCTGAGATCCGACCTGACCGAGCACGCCCTCGGGCTGGACGTGGCCTACCACAACAGCCACACCCCCGGAGAGATGATCGAGAGGATCGACGGCGACGTCAGCGCGCTGTCCAACTTCTTCTCGGTCTTCGTGCTGTACATCCTGGGGTCCGCGATCTTCGGGCTCGGCATCCTCGTCCTCGTCGCCCGGGAGCACCTGGGGGTGGGGGCGGTGCTGGCCGCCTTCGCGGCCGTCTCGGTGAGCGTCATGCACCGGCTGCGCCGGATCGCGGTCCCGGCCTCTACGGCCCAGCGGGAGGCTTCGGCGGAGCTGTTCGGGTTCCTCGAGGAGCGCCTCTCCGGCACCGACGACATCCGGTCCCTGGGCGCCGGACACCACGTCATGCGCGGCTTCGCACGCGCGAACCGGCTGCTGCACCGTCGGCTCGTCCACTCCGAGAAGGTCGGGGTGCTCATCTGGACGGCGTCCACCGTCCTGTTCGGCGTGAGCATCGCGATGACGCTCGCCCTCGGCGGCTGGCTGTTCGCCCGCGGACAGGCCACCCCGGGCACGATCTTCATGCTCTTCCAGTACGTGATGATGCTCGACCAGCCGATCATGAACATCGCGTCGCAGATGCGCGAGTTCCAGAAGGCGGGAGCCGGGCTGAACCGCATCGGGGACCTGCTGGCGGAGAGGCCCACCATCGTCGACGGGTCCGCTCCGCTGCCCGACGGAGCCCTCTCCGTCGAGCTGGACGGGGTCACCTTCGCCTACGCCGACGACGACGTGACCGTGCTGGACGACGTGTCCCTCCGCGTCTCCCCGGGTGAGGTGGTCGGGGTCCTCGGCCGGACGGGGTCCGGGAAGACGACCCTGACGCGCCTGCTCCTGCGTCTGTACGACGTGGGGCAGGGGTCCGTCCGGGTGGGCGGACACGACATGCGTGAGCTCTCCCTGGACGACCTGCGCCGCCGGGTGGGCGTGGTGACCCAGGACGTCCAGCTCTTCCAGGGGTCGGTCCGGGACAACCTGACGCTGTTCGACGGCTCGATAACCGACGAGGCGATAGTGGATGCCCTGCGCACGCTGGGGCTCGGCGCGTGGCTGGAGGGGCTCCCGGACGGCTTGGACACGGAGCTGGCCTCGCAGGGCGGGGGGCTATCCGCCGGACAGGCCCAGCTGCTCGCCTTCGCCCGGGTGTTCCTGCGCGACCCGGGCCTGGTCATCCTCGACGAGGCCTCGTCGCGTCTGGACCCGGCCACCGAGGCGATGATCGAGTCGGCCGTGGACCGCCTGCTGGTGGGTCGGACGGCCGTCATCGTCGCGCACCGGCTGGCCACCCTGGGGCGCGCGGACACGATCGTCGTGATGGAGCACGGACGGGTGCTCGAGCACGGACCGCGGGCCGAGCTCGCTTCCGATCCCGGCTCCCGGTTCGCCAGGCTCCTGCGGACCGGCATCGAGGAGGTGCTCGCATGA
- a CDS encoding PspC domain-containing protein → MDHEQSNDTGAHEAPTAGAPAPAATPRPPAATVRTFRRRRLDKVISGVCSGLGAYTGTDPVLWRLGFVGATIFTGGVAAIVYVIAAVVVPYGDDDASSPAVTLDLNRWIGIALSVVGLSLMFGLFDQGPWWGPRGGVLWGLLLIGAGVTLWNGSRDEPAPSEPLPDARSAPPAPEPAVPVGGGLLTAPTTTPVAAPVDRPAAPRERSYLGRATLGATAIVMGVLLMLDSAGVLRLSLGAAAAVALLITGAGLIVGAWRGRARGLIALGVLLTLVLCASTYAPAGLRAGVGELVETPLSAAEASRGYRLSAGALHLDLTEIDTAASIPVEVGAGEVTIVLPADAAVVLRARIGAGELWLPGAGRAGSLVEDGPARHRGSGLNHDRTVRLDGLPGAPRLHVDVRIGVGELRVVRGERGSEPPAEFGSQEEVAL, encoded by the coding sequence ATGGACCACGAGCAGAGCAACGACACGGGAGCCCACGAGGCTCCAACCGCGGGGGCCCCGGCCCCCGCAGCAACACCGCGCCCCCCGGCGGCGACGGTCCGGACGTTCCGGCGCCGCCGCCTGGACAAGGTGATCTCCGGCGTCTGCAGCGGACTGGGCGCCTACACCGGGACGGACCCCGTCCTGTGGCGGCTGGGGTTCGTCGGCGCGACCATCTTCACCGGAGGCGTGGCGGCCATCGTCTACGTGATCGCCGCGGTAGTGGTGCCGTACGGGGACGACGACGCGTCGTCCCCGGCGGTCACCCTCGACCTCAACCGCTGGATCGGCATCGCGCTCTCCGTGGTCGGGCTGTCCCTGATGTTCGGCCTGTTCGACCAGGGTCCGTGGTGGGGGCCGCGCGGCGGGGTCCTCTGGGGGCTCCTGCTGATCGGAGCCGGGGTGACGCTGTGGAACGGCTCACGCGACGAACCCGCGCCGTCCGAGCCGTTGCCAGACGCACGGTCGGCTCCGCCGGCGCCCGAGCCGGCCGTCCCCGTCGGCGGCGGCCTCCTGACGGCGCCCACCACCACCCCCGTCGCCGCTCCCGTGGACAGGCCGGCGGCGCCGCGCGAGCGTTCGTACCTCGGGCGAGCGACCCTGGGAGCCACGGCGATCGTGATGGGGGTCCTCCTCATGCTCGACTCGGCGGGCGTCCTGCGTCTCTCCCTCGGCGCGGCCGCGGCCGTCGCCTTGCTCATCACGGGAGCCGGACTGATCGTCGGCGCCTGGCGGGGGAGGGCCCGCGGCCTCATCGCCCTCGGGGTCCTGCTCACGCTGGTGCTCTGCGCGTCGACCTATGCCCCGGCCGGCCTGCGAGCGGGGGTGGGGGAGCTGGTGGAGACGCCGCTGTCGGCCGCCGAGGCTTCCCGGGGGTACCGGCTCTCGGCCGGGGCGCTGCACCTGGATCTGACGGAGATCGACACGGCAGCCTCTATCCCGGTCGAGGTCGGTGCAGGCGAGGTGACGATCGTGCTGCCGGCGGACGCCGCCGTCGTCCTGCGAGCCCGGATCGGTGCGGGGGAGCTCTGGCTCCCGGGCGCGGGCCGCGCCGGCTCGCTCGTCGAGGACGGGCCGGCCCGCCACCGCGGTTCGGGGTTGAACCACGACCGGACGGTGCGGCTGGACGGCCTACCCGGGGCTCCGCGGCTCCACGTCGACGTGCGCATCGGGGTCGGTGAGCTCAGGGTGGTCCGAGGGGAGCGCGGGTCGGAACCGCCCGCCGAGTTCGGGTCCCAGGAGGAGGTGGCGCTGTGA
- a CDS encoding alpha/beta hydrolase family protein, whose product MRRMLVLIVLAVAGASMPPAAAAECTPGEAGCMPSYERCASGGGNGVWLGRNRGAATACVAAEGQIVAYAGGNPTYPCGTIAPAGFVLPGADQDPNRCDTLAMPSNELRFRVQLPSDYETSGRAYPVLYLLPGGGGDENTWFEVMDVSAVADQGLIVVSPHNGVGMYNDWRDGRYQLETLFVQSLVPHVDSTYRTVAQRGHRAIAGFSQGGYGAMFLSARHPELFAFAASLSGVLDIRNPGWGPMASGLYSLDGGYDQPYSPSMPIFGDYVLDEVWWRDRNPLDLAANLRGTDIRTAVGNGIPAQHEASPLDVVFGSQPEMNLNQMQRDFVAALDAEGIGYHATEHDGGHLYQYGAEVLREWVPHVLANLGRPDPAAFDYRTVEAHSSAWGWSFTADPARAPEFLEIRGASSDGFHITGSGMTRVVTGRVAGPGATVEVTGAVEDLVVADEEGRLHLTVDLGPPARIQQYRPGSVGQDLRTAKISF is encoded by the coding sequence ATGAGGCGGATGCTGGTCCTGATCGTGCTGGCCGTGGCCGGCGCGTCGATGCCCCCGGCCGCAGCGGCGGAGTGCACACCCGGCGAGGCGGGATGCATGCCCAGCTACGAGCGGTGCGCATCTGGAGGGGGCAACGGCGTCTGGCTCGGCCGCAACCGCGGAGCGGCCACCGCGTGCGTGGCCGCCGAGGGCCAGATAGTGGCCTACGCGGGCGGGAACCCGACCTACCCCTGCGGCACGATCGCCCCGGCGGGCTTCGTCCTGCCGGGAGCCGACCAGGACCCCAACCGGTGCGACACCCTCGCCATGCCGTCCAACGAACTCCGCTTCCGCGTCCAGCTCCCCTCCGACTACGAGACCTCGGGACGCGCCTACCCCGTGCTCTACCTGCTCCCGGGAGGCGGCGGCGACGAGAACACCTGGTTCGAGGTGATGGACGTGTCCGCCGTGGCCGATCAGGGCCTCATCGTCGTGTCCCCCCACAACGGGGTCGGCATGTACAACGACTGGCGCGACGGCAGGTATCAGCTGGAGACGCTCTTCGTGCAGAGCCTGGTCCCCCACGTCGACTCCACCTACCGCACGGTGGCCCAGCGCGGACACCGAGCGATAGCCGGCTTCTCGCAGGGTGGTTACGGGGCCATGTTCCTGTCCGCCCGGCACCCGGAGCTGTTCGCCTTCGCCGCCTCCCTCTCCGGGGTGCTGGACATCCGCAACCCCGGCTGGGGACCGATGGCGTCCGGCCTGTACAGCCTCGACGGCGGTTACGACCAGCCCTACTCGCCCTCCATGCCGATCTTCGGGGACTACGTCCTCGACGAGGTGTGGTGGCGCGACCGCAACCCCCTCGACCTGGCGGCGAACCTGCGCGGTACGGATATCCGCACCGCCGTGGGGAACGGGATCCCCGCCCAGCACGAGGCGTCCCCGCTCGACGTCGTGTTCGGCTCGCAGCCCGAGATGAACCTCAACCAGATGCAGCGTGACTTCGTAGCCGCCCTGGACGCCGAGGGGATCGGGTACCACGCCACCGAGCACGACGGGGGCCACCTGTACCAGTACGGCGCGGAAGTGCTCCGGGAGTGGGTGCCCCACGTCCTCGCCAACCTCGGCCGTCCGGACCCGGCGGCCTTCGACTACCGCACCGTCGAGGCGCACTCGTCCGCCTGGGGATGGTCGTTCACCGCCGACCCCGCCCGAGCGCCCGAGTTCCTGGAGATCAGGGGTGCCTCGTCCGACGGGTTCCACATCACGGGGTCCGGGATGACCAGGGTCGTCACCGGTCGGGTGGCGGGGCCCGGCGCGACGGTCGAGGTGACGGGCGCGGTGGAGGACCTGGTCGTGGCCGACGAAGAGGGGCGCCTGCACCTCACGGTCGACCTCGGGCCTCCCGCTCGGATCCAGCAGTACCGGCCGGGGTCGGTCGGTCAGGACCTCCGCACCGCGAAGATCAGCTTCTGA
- a CDS encoding GspE/PulE family protein, with product DPEAAALVPHSVCTRHAVLALGFREGKLVVAMADPGNLLVLDDLRIRTGHELDVLVATREDILAAIERLRSMEDTTDLLAEPEAEPDGPVGLEAVDAADRAPIVKAVNRIIMQAVEQRASDIHVEPEERDVRIRFRIDGVLHEKMRLQKAHQHGIVSRLKVMGEADIAEKRLPQDGRVTVSVAGSPIDLRISTLPSAHGEEVVIRILDRSSSLLGLEDMGFTPAILDRYRTATAKTTGAILVTGPTGSGKSTTLYATLNELNDPSRKIITVEDPIEYRIGGLRQMQVHPAIGLTFAHALRSILRSDPDVIMVGEIRDRDTASMGVHAAMTGHLVLATLHTNDAPTAPTRLTEMGVEPFLVASAVQAVVAQRLARRLCPECAEPYEPTQELLERIGVPVPEGKSKRQLKRPVGCRHCANTGYRGRVALAELMLVTDEIERAVADRAPTETLAEIARSQGMVPLLEDGLAKAAAGITSLEEVLRVVG from the coding sequence TCGACCCGGAGGCGGCGGCGCTCGTCCCCCACTCCGTATGCACGCGGCACGCGGTCCTGGCCCTCGGGTTCCGGGAGGGAAAGCTGGTGGTCGCGATGGCCGACCCGGGCAACCTGCTCGTCCTCGACGACCTCAGGATCCGCACGGGCCACGAGCTCGACGTCCTGGTGGCGACCCGCGAGGACATCCTCGCGGCTATCGAACGCCTCCGCTCGATGGAGGACACGACCGACCTGCTGGCCGAGCCCGAGGCGGAGCCCGACGGGCCGGTGGGGCTCGAGGCCGTCGACGCGGCGGACCGGGCTCCCATCGTCAAGGCCGTGAACAGGATCATCATGCAGGCCGTCGAGCAGCGCGCCTCCGACATCCACGTCGAGCCGGAGGAGCGCGACGTACGGATCAGGTTCAGGATCGACGGGGTCCTGCACGAGAAGATGCGTCTGCAGAAGGCCCATCAGCACGGGATCGTCTCCCGCCTGAAGGTGATGGGAGAGGCGGACATCGCGGAGAAGCGTCTCCCGCAGGACGGCCGCGTGACGGTCTCGGTGGCCGGGTCCCCGATCGACCTGCGGATCTCGACGCTCCCCTCGGCCCACGGCGAGGAGGTGGTCATCCGCATCCTCGACCGCAGCAGCTCCCTGCTCGGGCTCGAGGACATGGGTTTCACCCCCGCGATCCTCGACCGCTACCGGACCGCTACCGCCAAGACGACCGGCGCGATCCTCGTCACCGGCCCGACCGGCTCGGGGAAGTCGACGACCCTGTACGCCACGCTGAACGAGTTGAACGACCCGTCCCGCAAGATCATCACCGTTGAGGACCCGATCGAGTACCGGATCGGAGGCCTGCGGCAGATGCAGGTCCACCCGGCGATCGGCCTGACCTTCGCGCACGCGCTACGATCCATCCTGCGATCGGACCCCGACGTGATCATGGTCGGTGAGATCCGGGACCGGGATACGGCCTCCATGGGCGTGCACGCCGCGATGACGGGCCACCTCGTCCTGGCCACGCTTCATACGAACGATGCCCCCACCGCGCCGACCCGGCTGACCGAGATGGGGGTGGAGCCGTTCCTCGTGGCCTCGGCCGTGCAGGCGGTCGTGGCGCAGCGGCTGGCGCGCAGGCTGTGTCCGGAGTGCGCGGAGCCCTACGAGCCCACCCAGGAGCTGCTGGAGCGGATCGGGGTGCCGGTCCCGGAGGGGAAGTCGAAGCGGCAGCTCAAGCGGCCGGTCGGGTGCCGCCACTGCGCGAACACCGGTTACCGGGGACGGGTCGCCCTCGCCGAGCTCATGCTCGTCACCGACGAGATCGAGCGGGCGGTCGCCGACCGGGCTCCCACGGAGACGCTGGCCGAGATCGCGAGGTCCCAGGGGATGGTCCCCCTGCTCGAGGACGGGCTCGCCAAGGCCGCGGCCGGGATCACCTCCCTCGAAGAGGTCCTGCGCGTCGTCGGCTGA
- a CDS encoding response regulator transcription factor has protein sequence MTRVFVVDDHRLFLSGVKAELAGRVDVVGEASDVDRAIDGIRQAKPDVVLLDVHMPGGGGRAVIEAVHATHPDVRFLALSVSDAPEDVIAVVRSGARGYVTKTISPEDLADAIRRVHEGDAVFSPRLAGFVLDAFAGDIPVPEDPEVDQLTVREKEVLRLIARGYTYKEVARRLHISVKTVETHVSAVLRKLQLSSRHELTRWASDRRLI, from the coding sequence ATGACCCGGGTCTTCGTGGTGGACGACCACCGGCTGTTCCTTTCCGGGGTCAAGGCCGAGCTGGCCGGACGCGTCGACGTGGTCGGCGAGGCATCCGACGTCGACCGGGCCATCGACGGGATACGGCAGGCCAAGCCGGACGTCGTCCTGCTCGACGTCCACATGCCGGGCGGCGGCGGACGAGCCGTCATCGAGGCCGTCCACGCGACCCATCCGGACGTCCGCTTCCTGGCCCTGTCCGTCTCCGACGCCCCCGAGGACGTGATAGCGGTGGTCAGGTCCGGGGCGCGCGGCTACGTGACGAAGACGATCTCCCCCGAGGACCTCGCCGACGCGATCCGGCGGGTCCACGAGGGGGACGCCGTGTTCTCGCCCCGCCTGGCCGGGTTCGTCCTGGACGCGTTCGCCGGCGACATCCCCGTCCCGGAGGACCCGGAGGTCGACCAGCTGACCGTGCGCGAGAAGGAGGTGCTGCGCCTGATCGCCCGCGGGTACACGTACAAGGAGGTCGCCCGGCGGCTGCACATCTCGGTGAAGACGGTGGAGACGCACGTATCGGCCGTACTGCGCAAGCTCCAGCTGTCGAGCCGTCACGAACTGACCCGCTGGGCGAGCGACCGCCGCCTCATCTGA
- a CDS encoding PspC domain-containing protein, which produces MEALRFARRPQDAVLTGVAAGLGARWGVDAMVVRIALALLTFAAGVGAVAYLVAWAVSLDPDDPAAPPAREPTAQQAVALGLVVVGLLVVFRAYGLWVGDAVGVPLVLAGMGAALLYIRTEPEVRPTWVRIGGRDLLVTRPPLVRLAAGGALVVVGMASLVAAQDDLRAVGSVVVAVLVTTAGLVVAFGPLLSRLLRQVSDERRERVRSQERAEVAAHLHDSVLQTLALIQRNAGDPRKMVTLARRQERELRSWLYSAAAPAARTELAALVTTTMEEVEDAHDVPVELVVVGDAAADDRMVALVRALREAAANAAVHSGAEEVSVYVECEDDAVTAYVRDRGRGFDISAVPADRRGIADSIRGRIERHGGKVEIVTATGEGCEVKLRMPRNGT; this is translated from the coding sequence ATGGAGGCCCTCCGTTTCGCCCGCCGACCCCAGGACGCCGTGCTCACCGGCGTCGCGGCCGGACTCGGCGCCCGGTGGGGCGTGGATGCCATGGTCGTCCGGATCGCGCTGGCCCTCCTGACCTTCGCCGCAGGGGTCGGTGCCGTCGCCTACCTGGTCGCATGGGCGGTCTCGCTGGATCCGGACGATCCGGCGGCGCCCCCCGCGAGGGAGCCCACGGCCCAGCAGGCGGTCGCGCTGGGTCTCGTGGTCGTCGGCCTGCTGGTGGTGTTCCGGGCGTACGGGCTGTGGGTGGGCGACGCGGTGGGCGTGCCCCTCGTCCTGGCGGGCATGGGTGCAGCGCTCCTCTACATCCGGACGGAGCCCGAGGTGCGCCCGACCTGGGTCCGCATCGGAGGTCGCGACCTCCTCGTCACCCGTCCCCCGCTCGTGAGGCTGGCTGCGGGCGGAGCCCTCGTGGTCGTGGGGATGGCTTCGCTCGTCGCGGCCCAGGACGACCTACGGGCGGTCGGCAGCGTCGTGGTCGCGGTCCTCGTCACGACCGCGGGACTCGTGGTCGCGTTCGGACCGCTCCTATCGCGGCTCCTGCGCCAGGTCTCGGATGAGCGCCGCGAACGCGTGCGCTCCCAGGAGCGCGCAGAGGTGGCGGCGCACCTACACGACTCCGTGCTGCAGACGCTCGCGCTCATCCAGCGCAACGCCGGCGACCCGCGGAAGATGGTGACGCTGGCCCGACGACAGGAACGGGAGCTGCGCAGCTGGCTCTACTCGGCCGCGGCACCCGCGGCCCGCACCGAGCTGGCCGCCCTGGTCACGACGACGATGGAAGAGGTGGAGGACGCACACGACGTGCCCGTCGAGCTCGTGGTGGTGGGCGACGCGGCCGCCGACGACCGCATGGTCGCGCTCGTCAGGGCGCTGCGGGAGGCGGCAGCGAACGCGGCCGTGCACTCGGGAGCCGAGGAGGTCTCGGTCTACGTGGAGTGCGAGGATGACGCGGTGACTGCCTACGTGCGTGACCGGGGGCGCGGTTTCGACATCTCGGCCGTTCCGGCCGACCGGCGGGGCATCGCGGACTCGATCAGGGGGCGCATCGAGCGGCACGGAGGCAAGGTCGAGATCGTCACCGCGACCGGCGAGGGGTGCGAGGTGAAGCTGCGGATGCCGAGGAACGGAACATGA